One window of Cryobacterium arcticum genomic DNA carries:
- a CDS encoding alpha/beta fold hydrolase, whose amino-acid sequence MTFTQPAGANLPESATVDVLTRNGVTVLGDPAGQPVVFGPGYGTSQNMWRLVAPQFADERRVVRFDHVGSGDSDVSAYDRRKYDSLRGYAADLLEILRALDLHDVVFVGHSVSAMIGALAAVEEPERFARLIMLGPSPRYLNDEGYLGGFERADVDALLDALEVNHVSWAAEMAPALMKNADRPELAAELAESMARTNTMVAQHFARVTFLSDWRRLLKNITTPTLILQSSDDLIAPLEVGAYLHEHIVGSELVVLNAAGHYAHLSDPGEIERQIRRFL is encoded by the coding sequence GTGACCTTCACTCAGCCCGCCGGTGCGAACCTCCCCGAGAGTGCAACGGTCGACGTGCTCACGCGCAACGGCGTCACGGTGCTGGGCGACCCGGCCGGGCAGCCCGTGGTCTTCGGACCCGGCTACGGCACCAGCCAGAACATGTGGCGCCTGGTGGCGCCGCAATTCGCGGACGAACGCCGGGTGGTGCGCTTCGACCACGTCGGCTCGGGTGACTCCGACGTCTCGGCCTACGACCGGCGCAAATACGATTCGCTGCGCGGCTACGCGGCCGACCTGCTCGAGATCCTGCGCGCTCTCGACCTGCATGATGTGGTGTTTGTGGGCCACTCGGTGAGCGCCATGATCGGCGCCCTGGCCGCCGTGGAGGAGCCGGAGCGTTTCGCCCGGCTGATCATGCTCGGGCCCTCACCGCGCTACCTCAACGACGAGGGCTACCTGGGCGGCTTCGAACGCGCCGACGTCGACGCTCTCCTCGACGCGCTCGAGGTCAACCACGTGAGCTGGGCGGCCGAGATGGCGCCGGCGCTGATGAAGAACGCCGACCGCCCCGAGCTGGCCGCGGAGCTGGCCGAGAGCATGGCCCGCACGAACACCATGGTCGCGCAGCACTTCGCCCGGGTCACCTTCCTCTCGGACTGGCGCCGGCTGCTCAAGAACATCACCACGCCCACGCTGATCCTGCAGTCCTCCGACGACCTGATCGCCCCGCTCGAGGTGGGCGCGTACCTGCACGAGCACATCGTCGGCAGCGAACTCGTGGTGCTCAACGCCGCCGGGCACTACGCGCACCTGTCCGATCCCGGCGAGATCGAGCGCCAGATCCGGCGCTTTCTGTGA
- a CDS encoding diguanylate cyclase — MTDAGGPPDDVARALFHHAPAGLFAMTADGVIRSANDTFCEWTGYPREDVVGRYFLALLSRGSKLIFETRYMPLLQTQSRLNEMMLTLSTNVGGTRNVLVSSVLDDSGAEALVYAAVFDAGIRLKYERDLLEARRAAETAVARVRILQAAAAGLAPASTLAAFGSALRVSAEMATDAAHVSVIVTGADGTLELVSGARPLAETVDLADLLPVGAALASGLPVLCRSAADIAESFPGLAAALDAEGVEALCVVPIIDNGTVSGAIACWFQRQRVLDENLLDLLGALATQAAPVLERIHLQHQIEHQSLHDSLTGLPNRRALQNRLRRLLGDAERHGRAVAVLFLDLDGFKAINDDFGHEAGDQVLEQVALRLRRVLREDDTPSRFGGDEFVIASDRIDQTSALEVAQRIRQAVREPLDGLAQGQRVSASIGISVYTPGITTPLSPDDLIALADEAMLTSKRAGKGRDTLLTA; from the coding sequence GTGACTGATGCGGGTGGCCCGCCCGACGACGTCGCCCGCGCCCTCTTCCACCACGCTCCGGCCGGCCTGTTCGCCATGACGGCAGACGGGGTCATCCGCTCGGCCAACGACACATTCTGCGAGTGGACCGGCTACCCCCGTGAGGACGTGGTGGGCCGGTACTTCCTGGCCCTGCTCTCCCGCGGCAGCAAGCTCATCTTCGAGACCCGCTACATGCCGCTGCTGCAGACGCAGAGCCGGCTGAACGAGATGATGCTCACCCTCTCCACCAACGTCGGCGGCACCCGCAACGTGCTGGTCAGCTCGGTGCTGGACGACTCCGGCGCCGAGGCGCTGGTCTACGCTGCCGTCTTCGACGCCGGGATCCGGCTTAAGTACGAGCGCGACCTGTTGGAGGCCCGGCGCGCGGCCGAGACCGCCGTGGCCCGGGTGCGCATCCTGCAGGCCGCCGCGGCGGGCCTCGCGCCCGCATCCACCCTCGCCGCGTTCGGTTCGGCCTTACGGGTCTCGGCCGAGATGGCCACGGATGCCGCGCACGTCTCGGTGATCGTCACCGGCGCAGACGGCACCCTCGAGCTGGTCTCGGGGGCCCGGCCGCTCGCGGAAACCGTCGACCTGGCAGACCTGCTGCCCGTGGGCGCGGCGCTGGCCTCCGGCCTGCCGGTGCTGTGCCGGAGCGCCGCCGACATCGCGGAGAGTTTTCCCGGGCTGGCGGCCGCTCTCGATGCGGAGGGCGTCGAGGCGCTCTGCGTCGTGCCCATCATCGACAACGGCACCGTCAGCGGAGCCATCGCCTGCTGGTTCCAGCGGCAGCGGGTGCTCGACGAGAACCTGCTCGACCTGCTCGGTGCGCTGGCCACGCAGGCGGCGCCGGTGCTCGAACGCATCCACCTGCAGCACCAGATCGAGCACCAGTCCCTGCACGATTCCCTCACCGGCCTGCCCAACCGGCGTGCGCTGCAGAACCGGCTGCGGCGACTGCTCGGCGACGCGGAGCGCCACGGGCGAGCGGTCGCGGTACTGTTCCTCGACCTCGATGGTTTCAAGGCGATCAACGACGACTTCGGCCACGAGGCCGGCGACCAGGTGTTGGAGCAGGTCGCCCTGCGGCTCCGACGGGTGCTGCGGGAGGATGACACCCCGAGCCGGTTCGGCGGCGACGAGTTCGTGATCGCGTCGGACCGCATCGACCAGACGAGCGCGCTCGAGGTGGCCCAGCGCATCCGCCAAGCCGTGCGGGAACCGCTCGACGGCCTCGCGCAGGGCCAACGAGTCTCGGCCAGCATCGGCATCAGCGTTTACACCCCGGGCATCACCACCCCGCTGAGCCCGGACGACCTGATCGCCCTCGCCGACGAGGCCATGCTCACCTCCAAGCGGGCCGGCAAGGGCCGTGACACCCTGCTCACTGCCTGA
- a CDS encoding phosphatase PAP2 family protein, protein MDPSRSDETEPTRPDSPTPATADAAADAPSRRIARRWPLISGAIAVLFAFLLGALILTRGSGRPIEADLEWMEEILEHRSPVWEVPALVMNFLGAGIAGVFVIPIAIVVTLFVLRRPWAALYFVLATVASAGLVQLLKTLFGRARPEDMLVTSDFGSFPSGHVANAATMAVLLGVIFPRLWVWIAGAVYTVAMMVSRTYLGAHWLTDTIGGLLLGVGVAVVLWAPLAAKLDGENTLARRRAAGSNASGRPAPR, encoded by the coding sequence ATGGACCCCTCCCGATCAGACGAGACTGAGCCCACCAGACCCGATTCGCCCACCCCGGCCACGGCCGACGCCGCGGCGGATGCACCGTCCCGCCGCATCGCCCGCCGCTGGCCGCTGATCAGCGGGGCGATTGCCGTTCTCTTCGCCTTCCTACTCGGCGCCCTGATCCTCACCCGCGGCAGCGGGCGCCCGATCGAGGCCGATCTGGAGTGGATGGAAGAGATCCTCGAGCACCGGTCGCCGGTCTGGGAGGTGCCTGCCCTCGTGATGAACTTCCTCGGCGCGGGGATCGCCGGGGTGTTCGTGATCCCGATCGCGATCGTCGTGACCCTGTTCGTGCTGAGGCGCCCGTGGGCGGCGCTGTACTTCGTGCTCGCCACCGTCGCCAGCGCCGGCCTGGTGCAGCTGCTGAAGACCCTGTTCGGTCGGGCCCGCCCCGAAGACATGCTGGTCACCTCCGACTTCGGGTCGTTCCCATCCGGCCACGTGGCGAACGCGGCAACCATGGCCGTGCTGCTGGGCGTCATCTTCCCCCGGCTGTGGGTATGGATCGCCGGCGCGGTGTACACGGTGGCGATGATGGTCAGCCGCACCTATCTCGGCGCGCACTGGCTCACCGACACCATCGGTGGCCTGCTGCTCGGTGTGGGGGTGGCCGTGGTCTTGTGGGCGCCGCTGGCGGCCAAGCTCGACGGCGAGAATACTCTCGCCAGACGCCGGGCGGCAGGGTCGAATGCGTCAGGGCGCCCGGCGCCGCGATGA
- a CDS encoding saccharopine dehydrogenase family protein has product MRILLVGAGGVGDAFAKIVARRSFYEHVVVSDYDLSRAERTIEAIKARHGAETADRFTAAQIDASDPEVVARVAREHGASHVMNAVEPKFVQSIFAGALAAGADYLDMAMSLSEPHPTDPHSKTGIKLGDDQFEQAPDWETSGSLALVGMGVEPGLSDVFARYAADHLFSEIDELGTRDGANLVVRDEAGNEIFAPSFSIWTTIEECLNPPVIFEKDRGWFTTPPFSEPEVFDFPEGIGPVECVNVEHEEVLLMPRWLDAKRVTFKYGLGEEFIGVLKTLHLLGLDSVDPVKVRTADGPAMVAPRDVVAASLPDPATIGPRMTGKTCAGVWVTGTGTDGAPREVYLYHVSDNEWTMAEYDAQCVVWQTALNPAIALELLATGVWTGTGVLGPEAFDAKPYLDLMAAPEPAGYGQPWGLEERTPAA; this is encoded by the coding sequence ATGAGAATTCTCCTCGTAGGTGCCGGTGGCGTCGGTGACGCCTTCGCGAAGATCGTTGCCCGCCGTTCGTTCTACGAGCACGTGGTGGTGAGTGACTACGACCTGAGCCGGGCGGAGCGCACCATCGAGGCGATCAAGGCCCGGCATGGCGCCGAGACCGCCGACCGGTTCACGGCGGCGCAGATCGACGCATCCGACCCGGAAGTGGTGGCCCGGGTCGCGCGCGAGCACGGTGCCAGCCACGTGATGAACGCCGTGGAGCCCAAGTTCGTGCAGAGCATCTTCGCGGGCGCGCTCGCCGCGGGCGCCGACTACCTCGACATGGCGATGAGCCTGAGCGAGCCGCATCCGACCGACCCGCACTCGAAGACCGGCATCAAGCTCGGTGACGACCAGTTCGAGCAGGCGCCCGATTGGGAGACCAGTGGAAGCCTGGCTCTCGTGGGGATGGGTGTGGAGCCCGGGCTCTCCGACGTTTTCGCCCGCTACGCCGCCGACCACCTGTTCAGTGAGATCGACGAGCTGGGCACCCGCGACGGCGCCAACCTGGTCGTGCGCGACGAGGCCGGCAACGAGATCTTCGCGCCGTCGTTCAGTATTTGGACCACCATCGAGGAGTGCCTGAATCCGCCGGTGATCTTCGAGAAGGATCGCGGCTGGTTCACGACGCCGCCGTTCAGCGAGCCGGAGGTGTTCGACTTCCCCGAGGGCATCGGCCCGGTGGAGTGCGTCAACGTGGAACACGAAGAGGTGCTGCTGATGCCGCGCTGGCTGGATGCGAAGCGGGTCACCTTCAAGTACGGGCTCGGCGAGGAGTTCATCGGGGTGCTGAAGACCCTGCACCTGCTTGGCCTGGACAGCGTCGACCCGGTGAAGGTGCGCACCGCGGACGGCCCGGCGATGGTCGCGCCCCGCGATGTGGTGGCGGCCAGCCTGCCCGACCCGGCCACGATCGGGCCGCGCATGACGGGCAAGACCTGCGCGGGCGTGTGGGTGACCGGTACCGGCACGGATGGCGCGCCGAGGGAGGTCTACCTGTATCACGTGAGCGACAACGAGTGGACGATGGCCGAGTACGACGCCCAGTGCGTGGTCTGGCAGACCGCGCTGAACCCGGCGATCGCGCTGGAGCTGCTCGCGACCGGCGTGTGGACCGGAACCGGGGTGCTCGGCCCGGAGGCCTTCGACGCCAAACCGTACCTCGACCTGATGGCCGCCCCCGAGCCCGCCGGCTACGGCCAGCCCTGGGGCCTCGAGGAGCGCACCCCCGCTGCCTGA